The bacterium (Candidatus Blackallbacteria) CG13_big_fil_rev_8_21_14_2_50_49_14 genomic sequence AAATGGCAAATACCAATTTTCAGGCAGCCTTTGAAACCCTGAATACCACCCTGCGTTCAATTGCCGAACAGACCAAAGATTTGCCCGATGTGCAAAGCGCTTTAAAAGCCACTGATGGTTCGATTTCCCGTGCTTTTTCAAATATTGAGTCGGTTCAGAATTTTTCAGTATCGGCCCAGGATATCGGCAGCAAGCTCAACCGCATTGCCGATAATAAACAGGCCCAGGCCACAGGGCGGGCCATGCCCTATGGCGGCATTGGCAGTGGCATTGGCGCCGTAGCTGGTGCCGCAATTGGTTTCTTTGCCGGAGGTAAAAATATCAAATCCGCAGCCATTGGTGCGGGTGTGGGCATGGCCGCCTCTTTTGGCGTGGGAGCCTTGATTGGCCACAGCATTGATAAAAAATACCTGGGTGAAGCAGAAGGCTTGCGTCAGCTTTCCAATGAGGTCAAGAGCTATAACCCCGAAGCTGAAAAAGGCAAATTGATGAGTGAAACGCAAAAAACCTATGGGGTTTTACTTGAGGCCCGTGAACACCATGACCTGGACAATGCACGGGTCAGTACCAATGAGTTGAATGCTGTTCAGGGCCGGGTCAAACCGGTTGAAGCACAATCGGCTCGCATTCTCAATGCCTATCAGATGAAAGAATAAGATTTGATTGAATTCCAGAAAGCCGGATAAATTCCGGCTTTGCTGGTTTTTTGTGAGCCAGCACTCTGGCCCGTTCGCTAAAACTTTGCTTTAATGAATGCACGGCCTATCTACCCAAACGATGAACGAGGAGAGCCTCTCATGGCGCCAACCCCTAATCTCAAGCCTATTGCAGCACTGACTCTGACCTTGCTGGCAACTGCCTGTACCCCTTTTAAGCCTTCTGGAGATTTCAGCGATATCCGTGGACGGATTGTGTCTCAATACTACAATGCCCCTTTGGCCAATGCGACAGTTTCGATTCCCGGCTTATCGACTTCAGTAAAAACCAATGACAAGGGTGAGTTTTATCTCAATGGTTTGCCCACCACCTGGATGGATGCCGAAATTACCCATCCTTCACATTTGCCTTTGAAGCGTCAGATCCATGTGGAGCCCTATGGTACAAAATATCTTGAGATCTGGATGGATACGGTCGGTTCCAAACCCCAAGAAGTGCTTTTTGAACGTGAGTTTGACATCTGGAAAACCGATCTCTATGGTCAGAATCAAGTCAATCTGACCGGTTCACAAAACCGCAGACTTTACCGTACTTACCCGGTTTGGGCGCCTAAAAAAGATAAAATTGGCTATATCGCCTTTGATTCTTCAACCCGTCTGACGGTTCAGGACGGCGTATGGACCATGCGCGCGGATGGTGCCATGCCCCGTCAAATGACTTCAGTCAATGAATCGGGTCGTGTGTATAATCTGGATTGGACGGCAGACGGCAATCAATTCGCCTTTATGCTCCAGGATCGCATTTATGTTTACAATCAACAGTTGGGAACCCTGCGGGGATTGAATAATTTAATGGCAAGGGCTGCTACGTTTGGCACCTTTAACATGACGCCTTCCTGGACGCCAGATGGCAAACAGTTGGTTTTTTCAAACCATACTTCCAGTATTTCGGCTAATTTTCGTTTTGATCCCAATCAGCGTCAGGTCTTTATTATGGACAGCCAGGGCGGAAATCAGCGTCCTTTAACCCGTGATGGGGACAATTATGGGGCTGTGGTTTCTCACGATGGTCGCAAAATTGCATATATCTCTACCGTGAGTGGTCAACCTGAAATTTGGATCATGGACATCGACGGAACCAATCCCCGTCAGATATCGTATCTGCGTTCGCAACGCCTTGAGGCCTTGCATTGGAGCCAGGATGATCAACGGATTCTTTTCAATTCAGATTATATGCAGCACTATAAATCCCGTCAGCCCCAAGAGCTTTGGGTGATTGAAACGGATGGGCGGAATTTGCATATGATCAGCAATGATGCCTTGCATGGGGACAACTGACCCCAGTCTCTTGCATAAAATATTGTAAAAGCCCCAAACTGAACGTATTGGGGCTTTTACAATAGGCAGTATTTGGAGCAAAGTCTTCCTCCTAAGTCTTTGCTGTTTGCGCAAGAATGCTTAGGGCGTATTTTCAAATGCTTTTTGAAATTTTTCCTGCATCAGATGGGGGTCTTCTACCACGATATGGGTATGGGCCAAGGTGGCCATGAAGCCGTGTTCATTGCGGTAGCGGGGAACAATATGCATATGCAGGTGGGCAATGCTGCCGCCACCAATTTCACCCAGATTATAGCCCAGGTTAAAACCGCCGGCAGGATAAATCTGGCGAATAATTTTCAGACATTTTTTTTGCAGATGATGCAAATGCAAAGCTTCTTGATCGGTCAGCTCATCAGGCCATTCTACATGGCGTAAAGGCACAATCATCAGGTGACCGGGGTTATAGGGGTAGAGATTGAGTGAGATTAAAAAATCTTGGTCACGGTAAACTTCGAGATTTGCAACCTCTGGGTTGCGATCTCTGACCGCACAAAGGATACAAGGCACATCTGGGCGTTTGCCGCGCACATAATCCAGTTTATTCGAGGCGAAAAGATGGTTGCGTTCGATCATGGGCTCATTTTAGCACAGCCTTGTTTTTCAAAAAAGCAGACCCTGAGATTGCATAAAAAGAGATCGCTTTTGGGTATATACAAAACAGTGCGTGTTTTTCTCATGGTTTTTTGACTCAAATTTTTGATTTTGTACTAAAGAACTGTTAAGTGTTTGTTTAGTCTGGTACAAAACAAGCTGTTTGAACCGATATACGACGTGGGAAAAACTATATTGATGCCACTTTCTGATGGAAAGAACTGAACGGAGGATTTTCTAGAAAATGAGTTTTATGTCCTTTGATTATGCAATGCGTGCCTCGGATGCTGCCCTTCAGATGCAGCAAGGAATGTCCCAGAATATCCGTGACTCAAATTCAAAGGTGGCGGATGTAGGCAAACGCAATGCCACCAGTAAAGATCAGCTCGTTCGTCAGAAGATTCAGGCTGAATATGATATGAGCAGTGCCAATATCAAAGCCTGGAAAGCCGGTAAGCTGCACCAACTGGCTGAGGAACGCCAGAAATTTGCCTCAGCGGCAGCCGCTTTGGTGGGCATTGGCCATTTGGCCGGTGGCATGATTGATGGCATCAAAGATTTGAGCGAGCATTTCAAGAATGATGGCGCCAAGGTGCCCCAGGCTCCTGAGTCTGAACAGATGACTGTGGGCGCAGATGCCGTTGCCAATGGGCAGGTGAGCGCCTTTAAAATTGCCTCTGGAGATGGCCCCAGCGAACAGGGAGCTGTGGTTGCTTTCGATGCGAAAAAAGGCAATTTCAGTGCCTTCAGAATGAATACCACCACAGGCGCTGTAGACAAGTTTCAGAATATGAACATGTCTGAAATGGCGACTTTGATTCGCGACCGCACCAAGGATTCTGCAGACCCCAAGGATAAGGCTTTGGCTGGCATGATTCAGGATGGCCCCCCTGTCATGTTTAAACCCGAGTTTCTCGAGAAGAAAGAAGACGGGCACTATGAATTGGGTGGAGAATTGCAGGCTGCTTTGTTTGGTGCAACCGAAAAGACGGGGCATCCAGAATATGGTCAGGGCTTCTTTGCCAAAGACAATGGCGAAGCTGCGATTGGGGGAGTCTTAGAGCGGGGAGCCGCTATTTCACCTGGTTATCAGGCTACTTCCCGTTCTGTTATGGAAGTTTTGGGCACGGAAAAAGTTCAAGGTGCTTTGGGCATTAATTCTGAAACCGTTGGAAAAACCCAGGCAGGCATGGAAAAGTCTGGCTTGTTGACCGGTGGTTTTATGAGTGGTGCCGGAGCCGTGTTTTCAAAAGCGATTTTCAAACCACTCAGCACCTCTTTGGGGCCCTTCATGGCCATGGCCAAGGTCGCCAAAGAGTATGAAGAAGAAGCCAAGGCCAAAAAAGTAGAATATGAATCGGCCAAACAACAGGCCGCCGCAGCGATGAAGCGTCTCAAGCAGATCGAAGCAGAACTTGCTGCCGGCTATTAAGTTTTTAGAGTCATTGGATTACCAATCAGAGGGAAGGATTGAGACCTTATGAATATCCGTATGTATACCGCTGCCCGGGAGGCTACGACCAAAGCCCGGAACGTGGCCAGCGCAATTCAGCAGGCCCAGCGTCAGGTCAATGACGACAACAAAGATATTTCTGCCAAGATTGATAAAAATCAGCAGTCTCGTGATAAGAAAAAAGCTGAGCAGGAATTGAAGTCTGCTGCCATTCAAAAATCTTTGGCTCAAAAACAGCTGAACCTGACACAATTACAAGCCGCTGTTTCTACAATCGTGGCTGTGGCCAATATTGTAGGCGCGGCCGTGAATATGGTGCAAAAAATCAACGGAACCCAAAAGCCAGAACCTAAAGATGGCGAAGGCGGCAAGCCTGAAAAGGGTGGCAAACCTGAAAAGGGTGGCAAACCTGAAAAGGGTGGCAAACCTGAAAAGGGTGGCAAACCTGAAAAGGGTGGCAAGCCTGAAAAGGGTGGCAAGCCTGAAAAGGGCGGCAAGCCTGAAAAGGGCGGCAAGCCTGAAAAAACGGGTACCAACGCGGGCAATGATAAAAATGTTGGTAATTCCGATAATACCAACAAAGGCAATACAAAGGTTGAAGACCCCAAAACGGATCCCAAAACGGACCCCAAAACTACGACAAATGTGGGCAATGTAGGCTCTACGACTCCTGGAACAGAAGGCAAGCCTGCTGACCTGAAAGATCTAAAAGGCCTTGAAAAAGGGGCTGGTTTCAAGAATGAGTTTGGCGGTGGCCAAGAAGGAAAATCAGCAAACGTTGAAAAATTACAAGGCACCCTGAATCAAGTTGGCGCCAAAGATGGCGATGGCAAAGCTTTGGCTGTCGATGGCAAATTCGGAGATAAAACTGAAGCGGCTGTTAAAGATTTCCAACAAAAAAATGGTTTGATTGATGACAAAGGCAAAGCCTTGGTTGAAGGTGTTCAAGCTGGGAAACTCGATGATGTAACTCTGGGTAAGCTGGAAGAAGCTGCCGGAACCAAGAGTACCAAAGGTAGCGAAGAAACCGGTAAAAAGGGTGGTACCGAAGAAACCGGTAAAAAGGGCAGTACCGAAGAAACGGGTAAAAAAGACGGTACTGAAGAAACCGGTAAAAAGGGCGGTACCGAAGAAACGGGTAAAAAAGACGGTACTGAAGAAACCGGTAAAAAGGGTGGTACCGAAGAAACAGGCAAAAAAGAGGGCAATCCTGAAGTTGCTAAGCCTGAGGGTGAGAAAAAAGGTGGCATTCTTGGCAAGCTGAAAGAATATTTTGGTGTGGGCTTGAATGACGATCAAAAATCCGCTCGTGCAGATAAAAAGGCGCAGATGGCCGAATTGCGCAAAATGATAGAAGCACTGATGGAAGCTTTGGGCTTCCAAAAAGCGACAGGTGGCATGTTGGCCAAGATTGGTGGACAGCTCAAATCTTTGGGCGAGCTGGTGACCACAGGTGAATACAATATGCGCGATGAAAATGGCAAAGTCATGAAAGACGAGAATGGCAAAGTCATGCGCGGAGAAGCCAATGGGATTGGTAAAGCCATTCAGAAGAGTGTTGGTGAACCCTTGGCTAAGGCCGGTAAATTAGCCACCCAGGCTGTTGCTGGGGCGGTTGGAACGGTGGTAACAGGGGCTGCCCTTGTGGCAACTAGCGCGGTGGCTGCTGCTGGCACTGCTATTGGTGGTGGGATTTTGGCTGCTTCAGAAAAAGGAGCTAATGCCTTGGGGGCTGATGGTAAAGAGACCGCCGGAGACGCTACAAGCTCTTCCTTTAATCAAATTGGGAGTGCTTTTAAAGGTTTTGTCGGGGGAGGAGATAAGACCTCTGGGGATTCTTCTCAAGGAACTCCATCAGGCGGAAACCCTGAGGCTTTGAACAAAGCCGTGGCAGATTTGCCCCAAGGAGGGAATTTTACTGAGGCCGATGCTCAAAAATTCCAGCAGGCAGCTCAGAAATCGTTTGAAGGCGCGACGATTACCGGCCAAAATGGAGAAACACGTCAACTGAGTAGTCAAGAGATTGGACAGCGAGCCAATTCGATTTTAGCGGGTTCAGCTCTTAAAAGCCTTGATGGAGCACAGGTCTCGGCGAATGAAGATGGCTCTTTGAAAGTTACAGTTGGCGATAAGTCTTTGAATCTCAGCCAGGATTTGGTCAATGAACTGGCAAAAGGTGGAGCCGCCACGCAAAATGCCTTGGCTACGGTTCAAAATGCTTTGGGCAATGTTGCCTCCACTACAGGTACAACACCTGCTCCTACCGCCAGTT encodes the following:
- a CDS encoding HIT family hydrolase translates to MIERNHLFASNKLDYVRGKRPDVPCILCAVRDRNPEVANLEVYRDQDFLISLNLYPYNPGHLMIVPLRHVEWPDELTDQEALHLHHLQKKCLKIIRQIYPAGGFNLGYNLGEIGGGSIAHLHMHIVPRYRNEHGFMATLAHTHIVVEDPHLMQEKFQKAFENTP